DNA from Nitrospira sp.:
GCGCAGGTGGCAGTAGCCGATGAGGTACAGGCCGCCGGAAGCATACCAGAGCCGATAGGGATCGACTTCACGCCTGGTGGTGCGCCCGCGCGAGGCGGAGTCGTACCGCATTTGAATGGTGGTCTTGTCGGCGATGGCCCTGGTGAGCCGGTCGATGGTCTCGCGATGTTGCCGGTACCGTTTATGCGGACCGAGTCCGACGGTGAAGGTGCCGTCGAGCTGCTGGACCAAGGCGACTCCCTGCGGCGGCAGCGCGGCGGCGGCTTTGCCCAGTGCCGATTGCAATGAGGTGTGAAGTTCCGTGCCTTCGAGCGGCGCGATGAGCCGGCGGCTGAAGGTCAGCGCCATCAGTTCCGTGGGGGAGAACCGCAGCCCCGGAACATTGCGGAAGCCCTCCATGAGCCGCCAGGTGGTCTGCCCGTTGATCCGTTCGGTCACGAGCGGATAGCCGGCCTCTTCCAATGCGGCGAGATCGCGACGGAGCGTGCGGGGGTGGCGGGTCGAACCGGGTGCGAGCGAGTCGGCGAGTTGCTCCAGCGTGAGTCCCTGCCGCGAGGCCTCCAGTTTTTGAAGCACCACCAACAGGCGGACAGCCTGGTCGTTGCGCGGCATCGGTCCTCCCAGCCCTAGCCCGCATTAGTCATGAACGTTTCTCCTGCAATCGCGGATTCGCTGCTGCGACAAACCTATCGGCGAGCGTGCTCACCGCTCGGGTCCGGCCGCCTCACCAACTCGGCGGCGCGCACAGACGTGGCGCTCTTTATTCATCGCGCCGTGCGCCCCTCGACGTACTGCACCGAGTACGCCTCGGTTCCTTGCGGCTGCGCTTGCTCGTCTCGCAACGCGACTCCACGATTTCGTGACGAACCGCCATGAATAATAATGCGGGCTAGCCGATTTCGGGGCACAGTCTACCAGGATGCATCACGTGCCGCCAGTTTCACGCGCGGAGGGCGAATGACGAGCGACGCTTCATTGGCGACGAGCGGGCGATCGACGGCGGCGAACTTTTTCAGCATCCTGTCAGGTGGGAATGTCGGTGGTGCCGTCGTAGGAGGCACGCGATTGGTGGGCGATTTTCAGCACGTCGCCGTCCTTCACGAGGGAATCGAGCGACCCGACCTTGCGGTTCACGGTTACCAGCAGTTCACCCCGTTGTGCGAACGGCGACAAGGCCGCCAGTTGATCGGGATGGGCGTCGATCAGTTTCTTGACCGCCGTCGGCGCCGCCAGATCCAGATCGAATTCCGCCTCCGGCATGCGCTGTTGTAATGTCACTCCAAGAATCAGCACCTTGACCATAGGGCTACGTTCTCCTCTCCTCTAGTATCCTGTCTCTGACGTTCGTTGCGTTGATCCGCCTGGCTGCTCTCCCCTCTCCCTTGCCCTCTCCCCCACGGAGGAGAGGAGGTGGTGAGATTCTTCACCTAGCCCTGCGCCCGAGCGTGGCAATGCAGGCAGTCTTGTCGTTTAGGATGTTGCGCCGGCAGTGGGCGGCTGCCCATCGGCGCATGGCACTGTACGCAACCCTTTTCCTCCGTCACGGTTTGATGCTCGCTGTCGGCCGGGACCTTGGGATTGCGGTCCCGCGGCGAGGGCAACAGCGCCACACCCCCGACCACCAGCAACGCCAGCGCGACAAACACCATGTCTACCTTGCGAAAGGTCATTGAGCGGCTCCCGATTTCCGAGCCCCGGATTCATAGGCCTCGTTGAGCAACTGCGCGACATGTTTGACCACCGTATGCCCGCGCAGTCCGTTGTTGA
Protein-coding regions in this window:
- a CDS encoding Transcriptional regulator, YafY family codes for the protein MPRNDQAVRLLVVLQKLEASRQGLTLEQLADSLAPGSTRHPRTLRRDLAALEEAGYPLVTERINGQTTWRLMEGFRNVPGLRFSPTELMALTFSRRLIAPLEGTELHTSLQSALGKAAAALPPQGVALVQQLDGTFTVGLGPHKRYRQHRETIDRLTRAIADKTTIQMRYDSASRGRTTRREVDPYRLWYASGGLYLIGYCHLRREPRMFAVERIKSVTPTDHPYQIPLHFDLDAFVQDALTVMRGPRIEVELEFNKATAAWVKDRVWHGTQSIKRTKGGGLRMTLSVADTRELVGWVLSFGSGAKVLRPETLREAVRQEARRILAFA